The Breoghania sp. genome has a segment encoding these proteins:
- a CDS encoding pyruvate, water dikinase regulatory protein: MPARTQGKTSSGDESVGDPRSYFHLHLISDSTGETLMTVARAALAQYDNIQPIEHVYPLVRSDRQLDRVLAEIEAAPGIVLYTLMIDEQVQRLERICLKHGVPCVNILDPVFAVFQSYLKVEETRRVGGQHALDADYFNRIDAMHYTMLHDDGQVPEGLDDADVILIGISRTSKTPTCIYLANRGIKAANIPVVPEVPITPLLFEVRRPLVVGLVASAERILQVRQNRLLSLNAIGQNERYVDRQAISEEISFMRRLCGQNDWPVIDVTRRSIEETAAAIMSLMKERKKLPSQVGE; the protein is encoded by the coding sequence ATGCCCGCTCGTACACAGGGAAAGACCTCGTCTGGGGATGAAAGCGTGGGTGACCCGCGTAGCTACTTCCATCTACACCTGATTTCGGATTCCACCGGCGAAACCCTGATGACGGTGGCGCGCGCCGCTCTCGCGCAATATGACAATATTCAGCCGATCGAACATGTCTATCCGCTGGTGCGCTCCGATCGCCAGCTTGACCGGGTCCTGGCCGAGATCGAGGCCGCCCCGGGCATTGTTCTCTATACCCTGATGATCGATGAGCAGGTCCAGCGCCTGGAACGGATCTGCCTCAAGCACGGCGTTCCGTGCGTAAATATCCTCGATCCGGTCTTCGCCGTCTTCCAGTCCTATCTGAAGGTGGAGGAAACGCGCCGGGTCGGTGGCCAGCATGCGCTGGATGCGGACTATTTCAACCGCATCGACGCCATGCACTACACCATGCTTCATGATGACGGCCAGGTGCCGGAGGGGCTGGACGACGCGGATGTCATTCTTATCGGCATCAGCCGCACCTCCAAGACGCCGACCTGTATCTATCTCGCCAATCGCGGCATCAAGGCCGCCAATATTCCGGTCGTGCCGGAAGTCCCCATCACCCCTCTTCTCTTCGAGGTTCGCCGTCCCCTTGTGGTCGGGCTTGTGGCCAGCGCCGAGCGCATTCTTCAGGTTCGGCAGAACCGGCTCCTGTCGCTCAACGCCATCGGCCAGAATGAACGCTACGTGGATCGTCAGGCGATCTCCGAAGAAATCAGTTTCATGCGCAGGCTCTGTGGTCAGAACGACTGGCCCGTCATCGACGTGACCCGCCGTTCCATCGAGGAAACGGCGGCCGCGATCATGTCCTTGATGAAGGAACGCAAGAAACTTCCCAGCCAGGTCGGCGAATAG
- the coaE gene encoding dephospho-CoA kinase (Dephospho-CoA kinase (CoaE) performs the final step in coenzyme A biosynthesis.) — MIVVGLTGSIGMGKSTTGRLFAEAGIPVYDADECVHRLYSGKAAPLIEDAFPGTVKDGTVDRNELARHVMGKPEALARLEAIIHPLVREMRETFLAQARQNRAHVAILDVPLLFETGSEARVDVVVLVTTSPQIQRERVLNRPDMTPEKLDAILERQMPDAEKRLRSHFLVETGKGVDLARRRVAAILRAMAAIGAPVRSHSEISGPTMGQATADRATASRAMGG, encoded by the coding sequence ATGATCGTGGTCGGGCTCACCGGATCCATAGGCATGGGCAAGTCGACGACCGGCAGGCTTTTCGCTGAAGCGGGCATTCCGGTCTATGACGCCGACGAATGCGTCCATAGGCTCTATTCGGGCAAGGCGGCCCCGCTGATCGAGGACGCCTTTCCCGGAACGGTGAAAGACGGCACCGTCGATCGCAATGAGCTTGCCCGTCACGTGATGGGAAAGCCGGAGGCCCTGGCGCGGCTTGAGGCGATCATTCATCCATTGGTGCGTGAAATGCGCGAGACGTTTCTGGCGCAGGCTCGCCAAAACCGCGCGCATGTCGCGATCCTTGACGTGCCGCTTCTATTCGAGACCGGAAGCGAAGCCCGCGTGGATGTGGTGGTGTTGGTGACCACCTCGCCGCAGATCCAGCGCGAACGGGTGTTGAACCGCCCCGATATGACACCGGAAAAACTCGATGCGATCCTTGAACGGCAGATGCCGGATGCCGAAAAACGCCTGCGCTCGCATTTCCTGGTGGAGACGGGCAAGGGCGTGGATCTGGCCCGCCGCCGCGTGGCGGCAATCCTGCGCGCCATGGCGGCGATCGGCGCTCCCGTGCGCAGCCATTCTGAAATCAGTGGCCCGACGATGGGCCAGGCGACGGCGGATCGGGCCACAGCAAGCCGTGCAATGGGGGGATAA
- a CDS encoding shikimate dehydrogenase yields MTSEPRAAVIGWPVEHSRSPLIHGHWLKTLNLAGSYERRAVAPDAAESFFRSFAESGLIGGNVTIPHKETAFACCDEVDETARALGAVNTLVLENGRLLGSNTDGLGFLNSLDHSAPNWDKSGEKGGKSAVVLGAGGAARAIIWALLARGLTVHLFNRTRARADALADHFGSGVHVHGPEEMAAMLEGASLLVNTTSAGMGGNPALDIDLSPLPGNAVVTDIVYSPLMTPLLLLARERGLVTVDGLGMLLHQAVPGFELWFKRRPQVTSELRRLVLADMGLAQDPSKDPIAARESTREVGQ; encoded by the coding sequence ATGACAAGCGAGCCGCGCGCCGCGGTGATCGGGTGGCCGGTTGAGCATTCCCGCTCGCCGCTCATCCATGGGCACTGGCTGAAAACCCTGAACCTTGCAGGCTCCTATGAACGACGCGCCGTTGCGCCGGACGCGGCGGAGAGCTTTTTCAGGTCTTTTGCCGAGAGCGGTCTGATCGGTGGCAATGTCACCATCCCCCACAAGGAGACCGCCTTTGCCTGCTGTGACGAGGTTGATGAAACGGCCCGTGCGCTGGGCGCCGTGAACACGCTTGTCCTGGAAAACGGTCGCCTTCTCGGCAGCAACACCGATGGGCTGGGTTTTCTGAACTCACTCGACCACAGTGCACCGAACTGGGATAAGAGCGGGGAAAAAGGCGGAAAATCGGCCGTTGTTCTGGGAGCCGGTGGCGCGGCGCGCGCCATCATCTGGGCGCTTCTTGCGCGCGGTCTCACCGTTCATCTCTTCAACCGCACCCGCGCCCGCGCAGACGCTCTGGCCGATCATTTCGGAAGCGGAGTCCATGTGCACGGACCGGAGGAAATGGCGGCGATGCTGGAAGGCGCCTCGCTGCTCGTCAACACGACATCCGCCGGCATGGGCGGCAATCCCGCCCTCGATATCGACCTTTCGCCGCTGCCCGGCAACGCCGTTGTCACCGATATTGTCTACAGCCCTCTCATGACCCCCTTGCTCCTTCTGGCAAGAGAGCGTGGGCTGGTGACAGTGGACGGTCTTGGCATGTTGCTTCATCAGGCGGTTCCGGGGTTCGAACTCTGGTTCAAAAGGCGCCCGCAAGTCACAAGCGAGCTGCGTCGCCTGGTATTGGCCGATATGGGCCTTGCGCAGGACCCGTCGAAGGACCCGATTGCTGCGCGGGAAAGCACCCGGGAGGTGGGTCAATGA
- the dnaQ gene encoding DNA polymerase III subunit epsilon, protein MREIVLDTETTGLNPRGGDRLVEIGGVELVNHIPSGQIYHVYINPERDMPEEAYNVHGLSEEFLKDKPVFAGVAQEFYDFVGDATLVIHNAAFDMGFINMELERFGLPIIGNEQVLDTLALARRRHPAGPNSLDALCSRYGIDNSRRTKHGALLDAELLAEVYIELIGGKQSSLGLVSASSEHEEGGSGPSVGGRSIQPRPTPLPSRLTEAEMEAHAKFVAKLGDEAVWRQYIEIEAKG, encoded by the coding sequence ATGCGTGAGATCGTGCTCGATACCGAAACCACCGGCCTCAATCCGCGTGGCGGCGACCGTCTGGTGGAAATCGGCGGCGTGGAGCTCGTCAATCACATCCCTTCCGGCCAGATCTACCACGTCTATATCAACCCCGAACGCGACATGCCCGAAGAGGCCTACAACGTTCACGGGCTTTCGGAGGAATTCCTGAAGGACAAGCCGGTCTTTGCCGGTGTGGCGCAGGAATTCTACGATTTCGTCGGCGATGCGACGCTGGTGATCCACAACGCCGCCTTCGACATGGGCTTCATCAACATGGAGCTTGAGCGCTTCGGTCTGCCGATCATCGGCAATGAACAGGTGCTCGACACGCTGGCCCTTGCCCGCCGCCGTCATCCGGCAGGCCCCAATTCGCTCGATGCACTGTGTTCGCGATATGGCATCGACAATTCGCGCCGCACAAAGCATGGCGCGCTCCTCGATGCGGAGCTGCTGGCGGAAGTCTATATCGAGCTGATCGGCGGCAAGCAGTCCTCGCTCGGCCTTGTCTCCGCCTCAAGCGAACACGAAGAAGGCGGAAGCGGCCCGAGCGTCGGCGGCCGCTCCATTCAGCCCCGTCCTACGCCCCTGCCCTCGCGCCTTACCGAAGCGGAGATGGAGGCGCATGCCAAATTCGTCGCCAAGCTCGGCGACGAGGCCGTCTGGCGGCAATATATCGAAATCGAGGCCAAGGGCTGA
- a CDS encoding Maf family protein: MLRDAGLELTAEAARIDERAVDAPLRKARLAPEDVALVLAEAKAADVSARHPGALVIGADQVLEFEGEMFNKPETMEEARDNLFALRGAPHHLRSAIVCVRDGKPVWRHVATATLTMRHFTPEFLGHYLAEIGENALKSVGSYQIEGRGIQLFEKIEGDYFTIIGLPLMPLLGFLRGEGIIET, translated from the coding sequence ATGTTGCGCGATGCCGGGCTGGAACTCACCGCCGAGGCCGCCAGGATCGACGAACGCGCCGTCGATGCGCCCTTGCGCAAGGCGCGGCTTGCGCCGGAAGACGTCGCGCTCGTTCTGGCCGAAGCCAAGGCCGCCGATGTGTCCGCGCGCCATCCGGGCGCGTTGGTGATCGGGGCCGATCAGGTTTTGGAATTCGAAGGCGAGATGTTCAACAAGCCGGAAACGATGGAAGAGGCGCGCGACAATCTTTTTGCGTTGCGCGGCGCACCCCATCATCTGCGCTCCGCCATCGTGTGCGTGAGAGACGGCAAGCCGGTCTGGCGTCATGTCGCCACCGCCACCTTGACCATGCGGCATTTCACGCCGGAATTTCTCGGCCACTATCTGGCGGAGATCGGGGAAAACGCCCTGAAGAGCGTCGGCTCCTATCAGATCGAAGGCAGAGGCATCCAGCTCTTTGAAAAGATCGAGGGCGACTATTTCACCATCATCGGCCTGCCCCTGATGCCGCTGCTCGGGTTTCTGCGCGGCGAAGGGATAATCGAAACTTGA